In Holophagales bacterium, one DNA window encodes the following:
- the trpS gene encoding tryptophan--tRNA ligase, producing the protein MRIVAGVQPTGRLHLGNYLGAVRQFLDLQSEPTHDCFFFIADLHALTTIRDGALLRSQTLEIAIDYLALGLDPARVAVYRQSSLPQVTELAWILSTVTPMGLLRRGHSYKDKVARGLAPTHGLFAYPVLMAADILSLGAERVPVGRDQAQHLEMTRDLALAFNQAHGKSLLRLPEPILQPGADLVPGIDGRKMSKSHGNVIEPFAPEAELHRSVMSIVTDSTPLDAPKPTRGPLFSLLHLLTPPDGWPDTRRLFTEGGQGYGALKKRLLGLILDTFRLARLRRAELLRDLGFVESVLHSGSQRAAAEAKAIMEEIRRACGLTA; encoded by the coding sequence ATGCGCATCGTCGCGGGCGTCCAGCCCACCGGGAGGCTGCACCTGGGAAACTACCTGGGAGCCGTTCGTCAGTTTCTCGACCTCCAGAGCGAGCCCACCCACGACTGCTTCTTCTTCATCGCCGACCTCCATGCGCTGACGACGATACGTGATGGCGCACTCCTGCGCTCGCAGACCCTCGAGATCGCCATCGACTACCTCGCGCTCGGCCTCGACCCGGCTCGCGTGGCCGTCTACCGACAGTCGAGCCTGCCGCAGGTCACGGAGCTCGCCTGGATTCTGTCCACCGTGACTCCGATGGGGCTGCTGCGACGCGGCCACTCCTACAAGGACAAGGTCGCGCGTGGCTTGGCACCGACGCACGGCCTGTTCGCCTATCCGGTGCTCATGGCGGCCGACATCTTGAGTCTCGGTGCCGAACGTGTGCCGGTAGGACGAGACCAGGCGCAGCACCTCGAGATGACGCGCGACCTCGCTCTGGCCTTCAACCAGGCGCACGGCAAGAGCCTGCTACGTCTTCCCGAGCCGATTCTCCAACCCGGAGCGGACTTGGTGCCCGGGATCGACGGACGCAAGATGTCGAAGTCTCACGGCAACGTCATCGAGCCCTTCGCGCCGGAAGCCGAGTTGCATCGCTCCGTGATGTCGATCGTCACCGACTCGACGCCCCTCGACGCCCCCAAGCCGACACGGGGACCGCTCTTCTCGCTCCTCCATCTTCTGACCCCACCCGACGGATGGCCGGATACTCGCCGACTCTTCACCGAGGGAGGCCAGGGCTATGGCGCGCTCAAGAAGCGGCTGCTCGGGCTCATCCTCGACACGTTTCGTCTGGCCCGGCTACGCCGCGCGGAGCTCCTGCGCGATCTCGGCTTCGTCGAATCGGTTCTACACTCGGGCAGTCAGCGTGCGGCTGCTGAGGCGAAGGCCATCATGGAGGAGATCCGCCGGGCCTGCGGCCTCACGGCTTGA
- a CDS encoding NAD(P)/FAD-dependent oxidoreductase: protein MGPATVELWREEETRPSGGAAGARARPRVVVVGGGFGGLATVRALRDAPVDVLLVDRTNHHLFQPLLYQVATAALSAAEIASPLRQVLQRQDNATVVMAEAVGLDPDDRQLLLKIDGSCPSRIRYDYLVLATGVRHSYFGHPGYEHFAPGLKTLEDATSVRSRILSVLERSEAAAVLPIDRGDLTLVLIGAGPTGVEMAGALAELTRQTLAGEFRRFDPQHVRILLLEAGPRILPTFDGDLARRASERLVHMGVEIRDAAPVESVDERGVLAAGERIAADAVIWTAGVAAPSIGGWIGAETDRAGRIRVEQDLSVPDRPEIFVIGDLAFHSQDGRPLPGVAQVALQGGRYVARVIASRELGRRSPGPFRYRDLGNLAVVGRNFALFERGRVRLAGWLPWLLWATLHLGQLALFNNRLLVFSQWVWSYFTWQRGSRLIH, encoded by the coding sequence ATGGGGCCAGCTACTGTCGAGCTGTGGCGAGAGGAAGAAACCCGGCCGTCAGGAGGCGCGGCCGGCGCGCGCGCGAGGCCCAGAGTCGTCGTGGTCGGAGGAGGCTTTGGTGGACTCGCGACAGTCCGAGCCCTTCGCGACGCGCCGGTGGATGTGCTCCTCGTCGATCGCACGAACCATCATCTGTTCCAGCCGCTGTTGTATCAGGTGGCGACCGCCGCGCTCTCTGCGGCGGAGATCGCATCGCCGCTGCGTCAGGTTCTTCAGCGCCAGGACAACGCGACGGTCGTGATGGCGGAGGCCGTCGGCCTCGATCCCGATGATCGCCAGCTTCTTCTCAAGATCGACGGATCGTGCCCGTCACGGATTCGATACGACTACCTCGTGCTCGCGACCGGCGTCCGTCACAGCTACTTCGGACACCCCGGCTACGAGCACTTCGCCCCCGGACTCAAGACTCTGGAGGACGCGACATCCGTCAGGAGCCGGATCCTCTCCGTACTCGAACGCTCGGAAGCCGCCGCTGTCCTTCCTATCGACCGGGGTGACCTGACGCTCGTGCTGATTGGTGCCGGCCCGACGGGCGTAGAGATGGCGGGCGCGCTCGCGGAGCTCACCCGTCAGACGCTCGCGGGAGAGTTCCGCCGGTTCGACCCACAGCATGTGCGGATCCTGCTTCTCGAGGCTGGTCCCCGCATCCTTCCGACTTTTGACGGGGACCTGGCGCGCCGCGCGAGCGAGCGCCTGGTCCATATGGGAGTCGAGATTCGCGATGCAGCGCCGGTCGAGTCCGTGGATGAGCGAGGCGTTCTGGCGGCCGGCGAGCGGATCGCCGCGGATGCCGTGATTTGGACCGCGGGCGTCGCCGCACCCTCGATCGGGGGCTGGATCGGTGCCGAGACCGATCGGGCGGGCCGAATCAGAGTGGAACAGGACTTGTCCGTCCCCGATCGCCCCGAGATCTTCGTGATCGGCGACCTCGCATTTCACAGCCAAGATGGAAGGCCCTTGCCCGGAGTGGCGCAGGTCGCGCTGCAAGGGGGGCGCTACGTCGCGCGGGTGATCGCGAGTCGCGAGCTTGGGCGCAGGAGTCCGGGTCCATTCCGCTATCGAGACCTGGGCAACCTGGCTGTGGTCGGCCGCAACTTCGCGCTCTTCGAACGCGGTCGCGTGCGACTGGCCGGCTGGTTGCCCTGGCTGCTCTGGGCGACGCTCCATCTCGGTCAGCTCGCTCTGTTCAACAACCGCCTGCTCGTCTTCTCCCAGTGGGTCTGGTCCTATTTCACGTGGCAGCGTGGATCGCGGCTGATTCATTGA
- a CDS encoding ArsR family transcriptional regulator, whose product MSKALPIIGPGIGESQRRLLELVKRAGECTLADLEAGMELSRETLRIHLKSLAAQGLVERSGVQRAGPGRPHVLYRLTAAGDELFPRREGALLRELASFLLDQGQRDLLEEFFAARLARKRRAAEAEIAGLEGRERLQKIADILSEDGFLAEIVDTASGPQLRLCHCPIQDLVAISDLPCRFELALIEGLVGDRPAREAFMPEGSHACVYSISSARAKRRPASRKDPVGKRSA is encoded by the coding sequence TCGTGAAACGCGCCGGAGAGTGCACCCTCGCGGACCTCGAGGCGGGCATGGAGCTCAGCCGAGAGACGCTCCGGATTCACCTGAAGTCTCTTGCCGCGCAGGGACTGGTCGAGCGGTCCGGCGTCCAGCGCGCGGGTCCTGGGCGACCTCATGTGCTCTACCGGCTGACGGCGGCCGGGGACGAGCTGTTTCCGCGCCGTGAGGGAGCGTTGCTACGGGAGTTGGCGAGTTTTCTTCTCGACCAGGGGCAACGCGACCTGCTCGAGGAGTTCTTCGCGGCGCGACTCGCACGGAAGCGCCGCGCGGCCGAGGCGGAGATCGCCGGTCTCGAGGGCCGCGAGCGACTGCAGAAGATCGCCGACATCCTCTCCGAGGACGGATTCCTGGCCGAGATCGTCGACACGGCCAGTGGGCCTCAATTGCGCCTCTGTCACTGCCCGATCCAAGATCTCGTCGCGATCTCGGATCTTCCCTGCCGGTTCGAACTGGCGTTGATCGAGGGCCTGGTGGGAGATCGCCCCGCCCGCGAAGCCTTCATGCCGGAAGGAAGCCACGCGTGCGTCTACTCCATTTCGAGCGCCAGAGCGAAACGCCGGCCGGCGAGCCGGAAGGATCCGGTGGGGAAGCGATCTGCGTGA
- a CDS encoding FAD-dependent oxidoreductase: MLYYPYLIVGGGMTADAAVRGIRELDDSGAIGLIGAEMDPPYARPPLSKGLWKDEPLEGIWRGTEHSGVELHLGRRVTALDLAAQTVLDDRGTAYRFEKLLLATGGRPRRLPFGGDGVVYFRNLADYRRLRALADRGARFAVIGGGFIGSEIASALASQGRSVTMLFPEEGIGSRVFPVDLARFLVSYFGEKGVEVLPGRKVTDLIKKGEHYELEAGENLHREVDAVVAGLGIVPETDLAASAGLEVDDGIVVDERLRTSHPAVFAAGDAARFPSPALGHRIRVEHEDNALSTGRAAGRAMAGDESPYNHLPFFYSDLFDLGYEAVGELDPRHEIVADWKEPFREGVVYYLAKGRVRGVLLWNTWGQVDAARSLIEAPGPFRTANLIGRLPG; the protein is encoded by the coding sequence ACCCCCCATACGCCCGGCCGCCGCTCTCGAAGGGGCTCTGGAAGGACGAACCGCTCGAGGGAATCTGGCGCGGTACCGAGCATTCTGGCGTCGAGCTCCATCTCGGCCGCCGAGTCACGGCACTCGACCTTGCGGCCCAGACGGTGCTCGACGACCGGGGCACAGCCTACCGATTCGAGAAGCTCCTCCTCGCGACAGGTGGGAGGCCCCGCCGCCTGCCGTTCGGCGGCGACGGGGTCGTCTACTTTCGCAACCTCGCGGACTATCGCCGCTTGCGCGCGCTCGCCGACCGCGGCGCCCGTTTCGCGGTGATTGGTGGAGGCTTCATCGGCTCCGAGATAGCTTCAGCGCTGGCGTCGCAAGGACGGTCGGTGACCATGCTCTTCCCCGAGGAGGGGATCGGCTCACGCGTCTTTCCCGTCGACCTCGCCCGGTTCCTGGTGAGCTACTTCGGGGAGAAGGGCGTCGAGGTCCTCCCCGGTCGGAAGGTGACCGACTTGATCAAGAAGGGGGAGCATTACGAGCTCGAAGCCGGCGAGAATCTCCACCGAGAGGTGGATGCCGTCGTTGCAGGACTCGGAATCGTCCCCGAGACCGACCTCGCGGCCTCGGCCGGGCTCGAGGTCGACGACGGGATCGTGGTGGACGAGCGGCTGAGAACCAGCCATCCCGCAGTCTTCGCGGCGGGCGACGCCGCGCGCTTTCCCTCACCTGCGCTGGGGCACCGCATTCGCGTCGAGCATGAAGACAACGCCTTGTCGACGGGCCGTGCCGCGGGACGGGCCATGGCGGGTGACGAGTCGCCGTACAATCACCTGCCGTTCTTCTACTCCGACCTGTTCGACCTCGGCTACGAGGCCGTCGGGGAGCTCGACCCACGACACGAGATCGTCGCCGATTGGAAGGAGCCGTTCCGCGAGGGCGTCGTCTACTACCTGGCGAAAGGGCGCGTCCGCGGGGTGCTGCTATGGAACACGTGGGGTCAGGTCGACGCGGCGCGGTCTCTGATCGAAGCTCCTGGCCCCTTCCGTACGGCGAATCTCATCGGCCGCCTGCCGGGTTGA
- a CDS encoding DUF4149 domain-containing protein has translation MRTLYLVSVGFHLLAATVWIGSIAFFGLVLVPALRAPDLAPQRTRLLTVVGLRYRLVGWLSLAILLVTGLSNLRLRGVPWEALTAAAFWTSPWGRVLAWKLGLVTLLIAVHSLHDFVLGPRATRLLALDPGSEESARARAQASTLGRCELAISLAILALAVLLVRGLP, from the coding sequence ATGCGCACTCTCTACCTCGTCTCCGTCGGATTCCACCTGCTGGCGGCGACGGTTTGGATCGGGTCGATTGCGTTCTTTGGCCTGGTGCTCGTTCCGGCGCTTCGGGCGCCGGACCTGGCGCCCCAGAGAACCCGGTTGCTCACGGTTGTCGGACTCAGGTACCGGTTGGTCGGTTGGCTCTCGCTCGCGATCCTCCTGGTCACCGGACTCTCCAACTTGCGACTGCGCGGGGTTCCCTGGGAAGCGTTGACGGCTGCGGCCTTCTGGACGAGTCCCTGGGGTCGCGTCCTGGCATGGAAGCTCGGGCTGGTCACCCTCCTGATCGCCGTCCATTCTCTTCATGACTTCGTGCTCGGTCCACGGGCGACGCGCCTCCTCGCGCTCGATCCGGGGAGTGAGGAGTCAGCGCGTGCGCGGGCGCAGGCCTCCACTCTGGGCCGATGCGAGCTCGCGATTTCGTTGGCCATCCTGGCCTTGGCGGTGCTCTTGGTTCGAGGTCTACCCTGA